The window CTGAAGGATCTGCTGTTGTCTCCCAGTGAAGGTCTCCCTCTCTGCgctggatccatgcacaaagaccGTGGTCAAAAGAGCAGCTCAGGTGTCCAGTCTCTGTGGAATACCACACAATGGCTCAAAAATACAGCTGACAAGAATTAAATAGAATTTTAGaaattactttgaaaaaaaaataaagaggacaattatgaaaaaaaaaatcttaattttgtcAATATGAACAGTCACAATTGCTGTGGGACAtttcagaatttaatttaataaaggcAGCAAACAATTgtagaattgtaatttttaagaggaattaaaatgaaatcaaatttaaaattacataagAATGGTTGCCAATAAAGCCATGTCAGTTTCATGTTTCAGTGTAAATTACTTAAAATGTGAGTTACGAAGCATATAGGGTATTTCAAGAAACATaagatattataaataaataaataatgttttaaatgggACTTTTGGAAATTTTATTTTCAtcacataaaatgtatttaactttTATGGAATAAAGAATATTCATAAAGTTTTACAATAACCTAAAAGatacattttgattttaaaaaatgttttagtacaTGTTGAAATTCAAATTAGCAAAGAGTAATTAATACTTTAGAAGtttttaatgttaactaatgtaaggTTAACTAAGGAAgttcattgtaaagtgttaccaaataccAACATTTTCTAATATACCTTAATAATTttgtaatgtacattatttacCCCTGTGGgtttatattagtatttatatgGTATATTTGTACCTTTTGAAAGGAGACGTCCCACTGACagcttttttacagtttttttgtttttagctgGCATATTTGTAAATGTCTGTTAGTTTGGAGGAATATGTCTTCATAATTAAAGTAAATCACTAAGTagtgttcactgaaaggttctttggggaacctaaATGGGTTCTTCTATGACATTTATGTGAAATctcccttttggaacctttatttttaaaagtgtaaaggaaataaataaacttagtCAAATTTAATGCAGTAAAATCAGatatctatataaaataaaaataaaaatctcatttGTTTCCCATCACTGGCCTGTCTTGACAGATATCTGTTTCTTAAAGATTGACCTCCACACTggtagataaaaaaaaagcatgtggcTGGTGGCAAGTGTTCATTTCACGCCCTGTTTGCAAACAATCAAAATACTGGTTAAGGCTCTAAGCTGCTATTCCCAGCATTACGGGATCGATTCAAGATGTCCATTAACTGAAATCCTCTATTATCATCATGGCCCTGAGTAACACGCTGAACAGACTGCTCCAGGGGAACTGCCCTTGCAAGCCGCATAAGTGAAACCGCTAAATGAAAAGTAACTCAAAACTGTGCTATTCCTGAATTTCCCACAGGGTTCAGTGTTCACTTCACACCACCGAGGCAATTCGTCTGGAGTGACATCATAGTAAGTCAAGATTAATAACTACAATATGCCTGTGAGGTATTAGCAAATGTACAGTCTCACTGTGTTCCCATACAGCACAGCATGTCTGTTTCTATATATACATCAAACACTGAAAATTCATCTGCAGTTTCAGCCAAAATAAAAGCAGCCGTCTCTTACCTGGGGCATCCTTCAGCTCCTCTTCCGTGTTGCCCAGTTCAATGTCTAAACCGATATCAAGCACATTGTTCTGCCCATGATTTCGTGGTACTAgaaggaagaaaagaaaacaaacagttaGACTATAGTGAGCAGTATAGTAAAATGATTATGCAGGATAGTGAGTAGGtgattaatctttaaaaaaaaaaaaataataataataataaatatttctcgTACATTATGGCTTAACTGAAACAAAGAAATGTTGGGGACAAGACAATTATCCCCTCAATTCTTTAACCTATAACCAAAATACATACTCAATGGAGGATTGGATGACTAGTGAGAGTGTGTACGTcaaatatatgacatgataacTGGAACGAAGTCAATTCTGTGATTAGTCTACTGATTTCAATAATCCCTCAAGTCCTCAAGTCTCTGCTTGTGAAAGCACCATGTGCAGCTCGTCCTAAAACCTAATGTAATAACCCAACTTCACCTTAGGGTCGTTCAACACTGCAGGTGTTCATGTTGGGGCTGTTCGACTTTGACATGCTTGTTATTGTTTCTAATTGATCAAGGAGACATAATTATACTTCATCCCTAGGAGTCTATTTGCTTTATTTCCCCATTGTTATGTTACACAGAGGCATCATTATTTATTAGGCCTATTTGAGCTCTCGAAGGCAGTGCAGGGTAACTGATTTATGTCCTGAGGCAGGGCCGACTGGTAATGTAATCTCTCTAGGTGTGTCTTCTGTTTTCATTAGGTGCTGTCATCTGGATAGGAGGCTTTGGGGTGCAATTTGCTTCCCTGAAAAATCTGCCTTGTGGGAAGCCCAAGAGATGCCCAAAAAAAGCTTATGAACATCAAGGAAACAACATAGTCCCCTGGGCCTGGAAATGGTTTTCTTGGACAGATCCAAAGGCCTTCATGGCTCAGTCCCAAATGATGCACTCAGCGGTTCTCTGGATTCACACGTTGGTTGCAAAACAGCACACGGACTGTTGCGAGCTCAGCAAAGAGTGCACTGTCACTGGGGAGCATGTTTCTGAATCATAAAATGATATGGCACACCCTATGGAAAGTCCCATAGCAGCTGTTTCCTAGCTCCAATCGATCTGAACATGGAAAGATGCCTGAAATCTCTAGACATCAAATGTTTGTCAAGTATTCATTTCGATATCTTATAAAACTTATCAGTTTACCCTTGGCTGGGAGTTTGATTGACAAGTGACCATTAGACCAAATGTGCCATTTTTGTCCTACAAACAAACCATGTGAAGAGTAGATTAACATTGGTGGAACTGAACTtgaaaaatgctgtttattgACATTTGGACAgttgaaacaagataccttctgattatttttatttcattaaataactagaaaagaggaagagatgatagTTTCACGTtctgcttgaactgaggcactacagcGATCTGTCACGGCACATTAAAGTggaatttcataaaataaatgccaaaatttgaaagctgagactttgtttataccagaagtaacctgctctgtcttgtctgtcggcGCATTGTCAGCTTCCTCTTTGCTGCGCAATGTTTCACATGATGTGTGGTCGAGCGCCACGGCTTGTcagacatagcaacagtaactaagggggcgGGACTTTGTGAAGAGATCAAAACAACGTTCAGGTTGGATCAACTAATGCAGGGGTATCCAATCTTTCAATCTCCAACCCTAATTTTAACTGAATCAAGGTAGTCAAGGTCTTCAGACTCACTAGAATCTGTTGAGACAAGTTCAGAAAACTGGCCCTCAAGGAAACTGGCTCACCTTCAATTCTAATTAAagacctgaaccagctaatcgaGTTGTTTCGGATTCCTAGAAACTTTGAGAAAAGTGTGTTAAGGCAGTACAGAGTGAAACTCTTCAGGACACTGGTGCaccaggagcaggactggacaccaCTGTATAGTACATGCACATTCTACAGTAAAGCTGGGGTCACATTTACCAGTGTTTGGCAAATTTTCATGAGCAAAATCCAGTAATTAGGAAATCAAGAGATCAGGGATTTCATGTTAGGCCTAAAGATTTACCCATGCAGATTTAGCACAAGTTTGTTGCACTGATTTGTCACATTGACCTACGAAAAGCTTGTTTTGAAAGTAACTTCTGTGTGAGTCGCCCAAATTTTCTTAATGTGACTGCACTTTAAGGCAAAGGAATTTTGACAATCTAAATAACATTGGAGCAGATGTACTTACTGTGAACATCCCCTCTTTGTTTCTGGTTATTGTCTTTAATGCTGTTATCAACTGGCGTCACAAACGGGATGAAAGGTCTGTGTGTTGGAATAAAGGGAACCACCGTTGTAACCACCGGGGATTTTGTGGTAGGCTGTTGACGGGATGGGGGCTTAGGTTTGGTTGTCGCCACCACAGGGGGTTTACGTGTTGGGATGAGAGGCCTACGGGGGGTGGTCGTTGGGACTCTCGCTGGAGGGGTGATCTTTTTGGTTGGAGGAGGTTCAGTGGTTATTGTAGGTGAGATCCGTTTAGCCGTCACTGGTGGTCTGATTGTTGTGGTGGTCCTCTTCTGGTCTGAGTCTGGAATTTTATTGCCCCCTTTGTTGTTATTGCTGCTCGGTGTGGTCTTTCCAGGTCGTGGCGGGTCAATTACCACCTTTGGGATGGCTAAAAGAACAAAGAGGATTCTTAGTTTAATCTGAAGTTAAGTTAGTCTCAACCAAGTCTTTTTCCTCATTGCATAGGTTTACATCTGGCATAGCTGGCATTCAGACAGTTTAACTGCTTGTCAAGTTGGTCTCCAAGCCTGACCAGCTGAATAATgcccaagattattttaaatttaaaaatattgttaattaatacattttaaatcatttaatttaaataatataatttatatactacAAATTTACAACATTACAAATGTTGTTTACTGTAAGTTAAGCTAATAATACAACAACTAGACTAACCAGTTGAAAATAccctaaataaatacaataaaagaagAAGGCTGGTTTAagttgtttttcattattattcacatatTTTTCAGGACCATTAggtaatttattttttccttttttcttgttGCATTTTTGCTGTTACTTCAGCTTTGTAATTAACCATAAttatgtcaaataataataataaaaaaggaccATTAATTTTGATATTATGAAGTTAGACTCCAGTATAAATTTCACCGTTTATTTTAGAGGAAAATAAAAAGGATGGTTTCAGCTCATGTGTTCAATGAATGCACGAAAGCCATCCATCACATTTGACGTGAATAGCAGAAGTTTAAACACCATTGTGCTTATGTCGTGCTTAAAGAAGGAAAACTTAAGGGATCAATGTGACAATGCTATCTCAGGTTTCACAGGGGCTTTGATATGCGATTCCCAAAAAGGCAGTAATTCAACCCTTTCAGCACTTCTGAGTTACACCTGGATGAAAGTTTCTAGACCAGATGCTGAAGAGGGATGTGTTGCCTCATTGGTTTAACATTGATTAAATCTGGTGTCAGACTCAAAAAAAATTTGTCCACTTAACAAATAATAACAAGATCAAGATTACAGCAATGCAAGTATAACACAGATAAAGCCACGGACAGTGGTGTGTAAAATCAGTGGAGCGCTCAGTTGTGATGCTCATGGTGAGCCTCTCTTTGTTCACTTAATAACTTTGTGTTTATGGATTAGTTTGGTTGTTATTGACATCTGGTGAAAAATTCATGTCAACAGCATCTTTAGAAATATCTTGTCATGTATTGTTATCTACATGAATGTGCAATGTAACCCTTTATGGACTGTCCAGCTCAGTTCATTCCAAAGATTTTGGGAATATTTCAGTCAGGACTCACTTCCCTCATGGACATTGTCCTTCCTGTCACTCAGCCACTATTCGCTCTGTTGGCATTGTGCTATGGGATGCAGTCACGCTCAAAGCTTTAACAGTCTACCTATGTTCAACTTCCTGTCTGAGACTTTTCATCAAGATTTTGCACCATCCATCTTCTTTTCTTTACTGACAAGTGCACCAATCCAAGGAAAAGGGGAAATGGTCTACGAAAAGGAAATATTTACCACACTGCTGTGGCTGCAGTTGCAATAGTGGTCTACAGCAAGACCCCACAGGTGAACATTTTAACTAAAAGAAACCAACATACTTTAAAGACAGTAAATTGAGACAGCTGTTTTTCTATTACAAGCTTtctgaaatgttatatttaaatatatatatatatataagtgattaTCTACTGAAAAATGCACTAATTTGCATGAATTTCCTGGACAATGCCAGGTTGGTGATTACTGTTTTGTTGTTGACATTTTAGAGTTAAAAGTTTTTACACAGATGATCAGACGATTGGCTGTTGGCAGAAAATACTGCCAACAGCCAAGAATAAAATGTTATGTAACAACCCTCCGAATAAAAAACGGGAATAAAACTGCAAAGTTTGGTAAAGTGTTACCTAGGTGGAGATTTCTTGTTAGTGCAGGAGAGAAAAAAATGTACAGATGCAACAGTCTAATAAACACTCAAGCATGTATTTTGGATGGTTTCCTTCCTCTAGTCTGAAAGAAGTTGCAACATTAAGGAGGCATCATAAACTTTTTAATAATGTCATTACTTTGTGTCCACCCTGCCATAGAAGCCAGATCAGTCTTTGGCACAGAAATGGCCTGTAGCTCCTTCAAAGTCCATCAATCTCCTGGCAGCGTCTGTGATCAGCCTTTAGCTTGGTACTGTATGCCTCCCACCTCTTAATGATAACCTTGCCTCGGCTCTTGAGCTTGAAAGCCTTTATACTAATGACCCCCGACTTAAGCCTTTCCAAACCTTTATCTTGAAGTGCTTTTGAAAGCACCGTTCCACCTTATTTTACTTCATACAGCTGCTTGTGATCCAAATTAATCAAAATCACTGCAACGGAGAACAGATTGGGACCAATTAAATTGTTGCCTGAGCTGTAATATGATTAGTTTATGGATGGAGTGTGTTCATTTATCCAAATGAgatatttttattgttgtgataATTTTATTCTCAGTTTGGATTTCTGTATCAACTGTAGCATTGCAGATTGTGcataaataaaggttccaaaaaagAATCTTTCAGTggtcagttcttaaaagaaccattttttttcactgaagaatGTTTTAATAAACTAAAGGAGCCTTTTGTGGACTGGAAAGATTCCATTGGTGTTCTTGATTGAACCACAGATGCCAATCAAAATGTTCCTTTTAGTGTAGCGAGCAGTTTTATATTTTGGTTTCTCTACTCACGTTTGCAGTCGTAGCCCACCCCTCTGTAGTCGTCCTTACACTTGCACTTGTATGAACCAGGTGTGTTATAACAGGTGGCGTGTGGACTACactggtgttgatttgaagagcATTCATTCACAtctaaaatcaataaatacaaaattacaattaaagcAGGAAGTCACTGGCTGTATTCTAAAAACCTAGTGAGCAACAATACCCAAATCAAAAATTTGGAGTCTACAAGATTGTTTTCATGTTTCTCAATggagtctcttatgttcaccattTATTGgataaaattttttaataataataataataataataatattgtgagctattattaacaaaccattaccCATGACCTTTGTCTCAATAAaatcctaatttgctgtttattaatagttagtaaggcagttgtttttatttaaggATTAGGAATATGCAGAAtctgtgctttataagcactatagtaaacagccaatatgttaattaaAGGCACGCTAATGAGCAAATGTACCCTGTACTATAGAGTTATCACATTTTTGGGGGGGATTGTCCTGTCTGTGAAGGACACATGCAATCATTTCTTACAACTAGTCAATGTAAGGTTGCCAATGCATTTCGCTCATATTTTGAAAGCAAACCTATGAAACCAGAAAATGTCTTTTTGCAGGCAACTCTCAAAGTTTTGGAACAGAGTGATCTTGTTATCtatttataaaactgaaaaacgtgaaatgttgtttaaaacaattgcCGCTGTATTATTTACAACCTGAACTTGGCACAAAACACCTGCTGTTGGCAGGAATGCGAGGAAAGTGTAAAAACGTTCTAGACAAAAGCAAAGCTTGCAGTATTTCAGAATCTTCCAGTCAAAACGAACTGACATCTGTGTTTAGTGGAAACGGCTCACCTGCACACTGATATTTCCCGTTGATGTACTGCAGGTCGAAGCCATCGTGGCACTTGCAGATGTAGCTCCCAAATGTGTTGATGCACTTACGGAAGCGAGGACAAACCGCTTGACCTGTGGCACATTCATCCACGTCTGCAAAACAAACATTTCTCCACTCTTTTACAAGCTCTTTAGGTTTTTGGATCAAATTAAAAGAAGCCTCAGGGAATTGAGGTTGTTACTGTTATTCGTGATCTGTCATGTTGCGTAATGCTGCCAGGATTATTTATTGGATCTCTGTACATTcctcttttaatattttgtgttggCATATGCTGCATTTACGGTTTAGCTAAATTGCGATATGCATCAAGCGGCGTGTGAACGCTCTGCAGGAGACGGAGAGCAGCGTGCGGCAAACTCGACACTTTTGTGTGCATGTACAGACATCCATCCAACACACGCTGCCCTCCTCGGAGCAATAAAAGTCCTCTGCTGAAATACCTGAAGAGCTGAACACCTGTGCTGTGAAACATTAAGATGGTCGGTCCCTGATTGATGGTACTCACAGTCTTTTCTGCACTCCCCTCCTCATAGCCtccagaaaaagacagaaagatgggAAAAATGTAAAGAGGGGAGCTAGACGTGTACAAAAGTGTGACTCGATTTGTCACATTCCCTTTGTGATTTAGTGAACTGTGTGGTTAAGATGTGAATATGGGCTTCTTAAAGAT is drawn from Carassius gibelio isolate Cgi1373 ecotype wild population from Czech Republic chromosome B1, carGib1.2-hapl.c, whole genome shotgun sequence and contains these coding sequences:
- the npnta gene encoding nephronectin a isoform X6, with translation MWIRKFVLIWTCWIAVSADFDGRWPRQMASTNGLCRYGARIDCCWGWTRVSWGQCQPVCQHGCKHGECVGPNKCKCHPGYTGKTCNQDLNECGLKPRPCKHRCMNTYGSYKCYCLNGYMLLPDGSCGNARTCSMANCQYGCEVMKGEVRCQCPSPGLQLAPDGRTCVDVDECATGQAVCPRFRKCINTFGSYICKCHDGFDLQYINGKYQCADVNECSSNQHQCSPHATCYNTPGSYKCKCKDDYRGVGYDCKPIPKVVIDPPRPGKTTPSSNNNKGGNKIPDSDQKRTTTTIRPPVTAKRISPTITTEPPPTKKITPPARVPTTTPRRPLIPTRKPPVVATTKPKPPSRQQPTTKSPVVTTVVPFIPTHRPFIPFVTPVDNSIKDNNQKQRGDVHIPRNHGQNNVLDIGLDIELGNTEEELKDAPETGHLSCSFDHGLCAWIQRREGDLHWETTADPSGGRYLTISEGGEKRGGRGAQLILPLTAPWNEGNLCLAFRHNMAGHHVGMLQVFVQKGRQHSPAVWGRTGGNGWRSTQITIWGNGLESVVVKGERRRGRKGEIALDDMSLKRGSCQEEHNLRRL